TGCGATCAATAACTAAGGAGGTGTCGGCCGGTAAAGGACCTCCGTGAAGGCAGCTCTCCCATGTCCTCGCTCATCGCTCCTCGGATGTCGCTCCTTGATCCTCACTTCTCGGAGCACAAGTAAGAGAATTGGGATGGCCTGCAAGATGGTGGAGAGGAACAACTTCCAGTTCAGGCAAGGAGTGAGGACCGACAAATATGAGAAATGAGACGTACCCACTGTTGGAGACggagccccattcattcctgtgaaagctgctcagtggtgcatgaagccaggaatgtaatatataatatgattACCTGAATCTTCCGTGGTGTGGGGCCCAAGACCTCTAGCGGACTTCCAGTTTAACGTCCAGCAAATTTGATTAGagaataaatgatttaattttaCAGCTCAAATTATGACGCTCAAAAAAGTGTGTCTCCTGTTTTGCAACTGCTTCTTTCAGAGTGTAAGCTTTtgggaaaaagtctttttgggccCCAGAATTGCacgatttgtgacatcacagctagAATGGAGCacagtgtttaaaaaataaaacttacacAATTCATACTAAGTTAATATTTGGACTGGATAGAACACtactgaggtaataacacaaactcaaaaatagTTATTTGACACTTGTCCTTTAGGAGAATGAGGCCCCAAAACACTATTTTACACTACACCCCCTGTGGCATGTCATGTTGGGATGTGTCCACTAAGATTCGTActgcagggttagggttagtgtttatcatctctctataaaagcaaggaatctctgtctgtctgtctatctgtctgtctgtgtgtgtgttcctaaaATATCTCTggggatcaggatcagactgacctaagacttacaacatggctgctgcgtggtttaagggtgtgcgacgtcggatttgtttggactgcaatgataccgttaataaattatttcataaatgctttaccaattctgctagcattgtcaaccgtagccaccatagccacgtgcgtaccagagccaatcactgcagagctcaagcccacgacacaccttaagaaacaagcagatttatacctgcagcggcgcgagctggaccgagATTTTGCCAgcagttcggtcccgttctgttctgtgcatctaaactgacagttgtggattaatgagactaaacgagtccggatacgcacggacaacaaagtggaattggaatctgtggatgtttgtgtgtagctagctgctagcccacccacacggccctcCTCCGAGGCGACGGACCAGACGCActggcatgtccaaaaccggacttagagtaaataatgtccgccacactttttcgcgaatattgccgttacgtttgctttgtgtccgGTGCAGgcagaaacggtaaaaacgggcttttgtcacgtaagtgtccaagcagcaagtttggttgctgaggaacggggaaagttgtgtgagggacgccggcggtgatacagacagcgacagagatggcgagttttgagagttgagagatttgtgatatatagcgtgtttggagtgtatagttagtatgttatatagtgtagtgtgtttagtgtgtagtgtagtcgtttttttgtgttgtgagtcaaatcaatgaggagactgctgaatgtggagcaggcagtgcagctcttcattgagctgaggagcctgaggcattgcctgcatttaaatgtaaatggttacatataactttgtaaattttaaaaacGTATggacaaatttagcaaacaacaacttatgtttgcattataactaatgcaattggttcattaaacatatttgtggttttcacagtaaaaaaatctaactttttcctactctgattttatgttattttgtgattttaggtccatagtgtttatataatatgtcaaaatgaaaaaataactgtacagtcacacatgtgaggttgtgctgaaaataatgacaccaaacaaggtaaatagtttttaaggtgaaatataatggtataatcaaaagtagtcaaaaacagccaattatatccctgacgtcccaccttcaaacaaaacctcatttggccaaccatgaaaaagctacttaacctcccacttttctataggaatacatgcttcctacgggcaatgcactagttatACTTAtgcgtgtgtatgtatgtatgtgtgtgtgtgtgtgtgtgtgtgtgtgtgtctggtttaTACTATCATTTATACTCTCAGCTTGTAGAGCTCTTGAGTAGACACTACACTTCCCCTTCTGCACTGCAGCACACGTCTGAAAACTGCTCCTTTTTGGCTCCAGTTGGTTGCCGTCGCCGCAGTCTCCGCCCTCGCGCATAAATAGAGGCTGCGCACGCTCCGTAGGTCTTCTCCCACGTCCACCTGAGCAACCACTGCCCCAAGCTGTACCGGAGCCTCATTGTCAAGGTAAAGTTCGCTAGTTATTCCTCGTTTCAGAGATATTCGTATGAATGTAAGCACTCCTCTTGTTTCTCCTGTTCTTCACACATCTGAATTCGTCcgttttttgcttgttttttgttgaaGTCGTATTTTCCAGCAGTTGTGTTGTAACTTGGGTTTTAGCGCATTTAAACTCGTTAAGCCATTAAAGGGGACATGGTTCATACTGAAGCTGGGGGGGGGCGGACATGTTGTGAAGGCACCGACCGGTGAAGCGGTGTCTTCGCCGCCGCCCTGACATCTTCCGTTACGTGGACTTGAGTTTCCGCAGCAGCAGCGCGAACAAAAGACCATGTGGCTGTGTCTGAAGGCCCGGGCCTGTCCCAGACTTCCAGTGCGGCTTTGTAACGGAATTCATTAGGCTAGCTGTCTCAGTGCTGTAGGCAGTGTCAGTATCGAGTGGTTCCGCAGGGGGATGACTCTCGTCCCTCTGGCAGAGTTGACTGTCCAGGCTAAATGGTGGTCTTATGAACCCTGGCTGTCAGCCGCAGCCGGCAGAGCAAACGTCACCGCCATGATCGAGCTGACTGGAGACCGTCTGCCTTCTAATCTACACGACCTGTCAGACATCCTTCTCAAGACTGTACAGGGCGCGATTTTATAATCGTGCCTGCTAGGCTAATGTAACATGTCTAAACAGGACTTGGCTATCGCCCAGCTAGCCTATTGTATTGTTTGACTGTGGTGACTTCATTGAACTCATTCATCTATTCACAGCTAGTGGTAGTATGTAactattttgtcattttaaacgTGTTTTTAACTGTAAAGCAGACTGTCCCTGGCTAAGGGAGTGGTTGGGTGGATGTGAATTAGCACTGGCAGTGAAATGGAGTGTGGGCCGGAGCAAGCAGTCGTGTTCGCTTTTTTATTATCTGGCTCTGATTTTTCATGGGCCATGTGTCAGCATTATAAAGAAAATTGGACGGTGCTTAAAGTGCAAAGATCACTAAAGGCAGTTCACATCGGCCTGATGCAGTTGGTTATGTAATTTGAAATCCCACTATCTGCAATAACTGGACAAAAACGGGAAGCGACGTGGTTAAACAATAGGCCAATTTTGTTAGAAAACCTAACCCCAGTGTTCAGATCTGTCCTGCACCATGCTGCATTTAAGGAGTCTTTTGGCGTGGATGCACTCTGGGAAGCTCTAAATGCTCGTTTGTGGGAGTCGGTGATTCTATGATTTGGCTTTTGGCCTCAGTAATGCACCATGGTTAATGATGTAAGTCGAGCTGCGTAGAAAAAACAGACTAACATTATTAACATATGTAATGCAATTCTGCTTTTTTGGGTGGGTTGTAATTTCCAAATGTATATTCTAATTATTCACTTATTTTTTTAGGAACTAAATTGAAGTTGAGCATTTTTACAAAGGTTGCTTAACTGAAATGAGCCAATTTAAGTAAGGCTGCAGtaagggttttttgttttttttcctcctgacaACTTCAGCCTTTTTCACTTTCTAGGCCACACCTTCAGTTGATCAGAAATAATTGGAAGTGCCCGAAATGATACACAGTACTGAACAGTtaactggttaaaaaaacaaacaatctctTCCTCAGTGGTTGTTGCACATGGCCATATTATGGActtgattaattgtgcagccccaGTTGAAGCCCCAGATTTTGTTTTTGAGTTATTCATTAGCTCTGAATGGTAATGGTGGCAGTTGACTCTCTCAGTGCACCTCTTTAGAAACCATGCAAGGATAAGTCTTTCCTCAGTGGGAGTGGCTGGCAGTCAAAGTCACAGTAGTCCAGTCAAGGTGATCACGTCGTCAGATCACAACCTGTCGCCTGTGCGGTGTGATGGGGTCGGTGCCTTCAGCAGCCGGCCCCACTACTGGACATGCCGAATGCCAACAAGAGTCGTGAGTGACCCCGGGCGTATTCCCCCTGTTGATTGTAAGTGGTTATGTTGTCGtcatctctttctcctcttttacAGAATCATGGCTGAACAGAAAGAGCGCACCTTCATTGCCATCAAGCCTGATGGTGTGCAGAGGGGAATCATTGGAGAGATCATCAAGAGGTTTGAGGCGAAAGGCTTCAAACTTGTCGGCATGAAGATGATGCATGTAAGTAAGCCCTTTCTTGTATATCATCTGTAATGCATTGACTTTTTGTTAAGTAAAGGGCTTGAGGCGAGCTGCTCTCATAAGTCAGTGGTCATGTTAACAGTCTTGTGAGTGTGCAGAGTGACAGTTAAGACCTCTGGTGAGCTGATTAGCCCGCTTGTCTATTCCTGACCATGGCATGAGTGATTTAGCACGGAGTTGAGGTCTCCTGATCTGCTTATACCTGAGCTGTGACAGAGTGGGACCCTGCTACACCACCATGAGGTCATGTGCAATGATTAACCTGCATTCTGCAAGACCTTGATGTggaaggaaaaaatgaaaaggcgTGTCCCAAAAATGTCCCATTCCAGTTAACTGAGGTGAAGGAGATTAACCCTAATAGCTCACATTAACTCTGGTGTCTCTGTGCTCAGTGGTGCCGGAGGAAGTGAAAATGGAATGGGTGCCAAGTCACAAGCACAGAGGTTTGCCCAGAGACGGATTGACGAGCTGCTAGTTTTGAACTGATATAACATCTGATGTCTGCCATCAGAACAGAATCAGTCTTAAAGTATTTGACTTGAATGCTTTGACTTTTACTTGTCGAGTGTTGCAGATGTTTCTGCAGTGGTTGTGCTGATTGGTTGTGATGTCATTGTTACCAGATGTGTGGTTCACTTTGTGACTGCAATCTTATCTTTGGATGTATGAACCATGTGACATGGCTGCCTTACCATATGTGGTAAGGCTATTATGTCAGCTGTGAACAGGACTTTGCACTAAGGTGGAGTCTTCAGAGGATTGTTCATGTCGTTGAGACGACTTTCAGATCTTAACCAACTATGATTATGCCTGAAACACTCGACTCTATAATGTCACCTGTTGACTTTTTACACTGTAGCTTCTGATGCAGTGTACTGATCTGATGCCAGTTACCTTTTCTAACTTTACAGTGTGAACCTCACTAGGATCAATTGGTTTCAGTCTAATGTGGGTCCAGGACTTGCTGTAGCTTTTgaagtttttaaatgtaaataactaagatttatttttgcaaaagaaacattgtgtgtgtgtgtgtgtgtgtgtatatagtgTATTGGTCACATCTGGCCAGTGCCTGCTCTGAGTAATTGGGCCAGTATCTGCACAAGGCTGATCAGGTCTAATGGGTACAACCCTGAGGTAGATGTCAGGTCTGCTCACTGAGCCTGAAGCCCTGTAACAACTGTCGCAGTCCCATCAGTGTTTCTGTAGTGGGCTGTGTTTGCCACAGGTTGAGAATTGAGGGGTGGTGGGAGGCAGAAACTTCATTTATTGCTGATCAAAATTCATATCTGTCAACATAAAAGATTAATAACGATCCACATATTTAAGTtctattttcaaaatgtattgaatAATGCCTAATTtaactttttcaaaatgaataatTTTGTACATGGGTTTAATATCTTCAAAATTAATgtccccttttttctttctgtctatATGTGGATGCTtcaggggcaagtccattttaAGAGTCTGAGGAGTGCGTAGCTCCCCAGTGCTATTGTGTTCGTGCACTGGAGCGCACAGAGGCACAGTTAAGATGTCCTCGTTTCACCATTTATGTAACCAATGTTCTACAGTGGCAAGTTGGTTAAATACAACTGACCACACCACATTAGACTGGCCTTATGAATGGTTTCATCATGTTGACTATTATCTGGCACTCGGCTGTAAGCTGCAAACAGTATTGGGTGTCACTGTGGATGTGGTACATTGTAGCACTTGTGCCTGTTGCACTGAAGGTCAAACTCTAAGGCTATGACAATGTCTAGAAGTTTAAccttctagttttttttttttttaaatgtctttgctAGTACATGACAGTGAATGATGAGTGAAGGGATGTTGTGCTGTATTTTCACTTCTagttaactttgtttttccatcaaCCGGAGAACAGTTTTAATTCAGAGTTGATGTACCTGGGTTGGTTGTGCAAGTGGAGCCTATGAGCAAATTGAATTGTCTGGAATGGAATGACGCAGAtgtatctgtctctgtctcctgctgCAGGCCTCTCAGGACCACCTGGAGAAGCACTACGCCGACCTGAAGGGTAGACCCTTCTTTCCTACCCTCATCGACTACATGAGCTCTGGTCCAGTGGTTGCTATGGTAAGAGACCACTCGCAACAGATTATATAACCCTGTTTGTTGAACCAGAAAGGCTTAAACCCCGGAGACCAAACCTGCTCTGCTGCCTGTTGTGGAAAATGACACCCATACTTTTCCTGTTGTTGGGGAAACGTGTTAGCTGAGGAATTCATCGGTCATTTCTCGTGTTCCAGGTGTGGGAAGGCAAGGGTGTGGTGAAGACGGGCAGGGTGATGCTGGGCGAGACCAACCCCGCAGACTCTAAGCCCGGAACCATCAGAGGAGACTTCTGCATCGATGTCAGCAAGTGAGTTCTAATGAATTACAACTTTTACAAAAAATTGCTATgcatattcagttttttttttttgggtgtgaGAAACTTGCTAAAAATAGGCAATTGGAAGACACCAGGAGAAAAGGACAGTAGGAAATGGCAGATCATTTGCCTATCAGACTAAATCCAGAAATGCTGAAACATAATCAATGACATTCTTAATTTGGAATGATATTTTCTGGAGTGGAGGATGGAAGTGGTAAAGCAGTGAGACTACATGCCAATTTTTCATCTGAGTTGCACATGCGCACAACTGATCAGGTAGCTGGCAAGAATCAGGAACTGAAGAAAAGCCCCACAAAACTTTTACTTCAGTCTTTTCAAACTTGACACAATTGAACAATGTCAGAGCGCTGCTTGAACAGACAGTGGGAGGCCATATACAGCAACTTTTCGACTTGGTGAAGTTGTTTGGACTAGATTCTCAGTCTGTCACTCTTTCTGACCTCTTGCTCTTGTTTTCACAGGAACATCATCCATGGCAGTGACTCAGTGGAAAGTGCCAACAAGGAGATTTCCCTGTGGTTTACAGATGACGAGCTGGTCAGCTACACGAGCTGTGCCTTCAGCTGGCTCTACTAAACCTCTCTGGGTCCTGCAGCAGTGCTCCCACTGGTTGAAAACCAGTGAACTCTTGCctcagatttcttttttgcCCGTAGCCTAGAGGGAGAAGAACTCACGTGAAGTTCTTGTGTCCCACAGTTGTCACACCCCTCCTGCCCTCTATCCATCATACTGTACTTGAAACTGGTCTCTAAGGAGGTCCAGGTATAGTCCAGATTAATTTCTGAGCTCCATTCCTTTTTTAGAAACATTCCATTCCTCCCTTGAATGTACAGTTAATGACTCAAATGTCTTTGACCGTCAGTTTTGTTAACCGGCAATCGGATTTCCAATAAAATGCACACGATACCAACTGTCTTTTCATTCTCTGGTCCTATTGCACACAGCACTGATGTACATATGATTCTGTGGTGACCTGTTGAGTCTAATGGAAGGGATTAGTAACAGCATATTTAATGTGGTGGTTCAGATCCACTCTGGCAGGATTTGAGGGGAACCATAATCTGAGATTAGAtggtttttatttcagacctgCTTTGTGCTGAGATGCCAGCAGGCTGCCAGATGACTGCTGTGGCTTCACAACAGATGTCTTGTCTCAGAATCCTGTAAAATGCAATACATTTTCAATAcaacttgtaaagaacatgtatatcatggcagccTTGAGTTCCAACTATTtgtataacacatttttttcagtgatggaatgagtggaacactgTCACAAAACATTCAAGTTTATAATGTCTTATGAAAATGCTGGTAGTATTTtgctgtggggctgttttggttttgctTCCAGTGGATCTGCTCAAAAGCCcagcccctccccccccccccccaaaaaagagagagaaatgtcaCCATATTAAATTCATTGAGCCAACCTTTatgaatgttttgtgataaaGTATGTGTTCCACTCTCCACAAAATTATATAGGATGCATAAGGGTGCAAGCTGGTCCTCTGGCAATTGGAAGGAGCTGAGgggtacattttaaaaaggaaaatatccAACACTGTTTGATTCCTTAAGATGCACAAAAAAACTATACAGAATGTTACAAAACTAATGTGTTCATGTTGAGTCGCACAGTCTGAGGATTgaagcggcagcagcagcagcgtgaaCACACCGGCTGAGTGTTGTCTTGTAGCATTATTTGAGCTCTGCAGACGGTTCACTTCACTGATGCTCTgcagatggtaccagtgatgtgaGCCTTCATGTCCTGGGCCGTGCTGAActatgccagtttgtgatgctTCTATTGCTCCTTTTGTAAATACTGAACATAATACAGTCCCTATTCATGTGTCAAGACAACCCTGTtatagaaaatgtgtgtataatTTTTAAAAGTCATGAACAGTCAAAAGAATACCTCAGGGGTCAACCATCCAATCAGTGGACCACAAACAATGGATTACAaattctaaaacattttttaaaaaagttttataTTTCCACTTTTTGAAGCCTTTTCACATTGATCTCAACAGAAGTCAACATGGTATTTTTCATGATGCAACACGCATTCAGTGACCACATcctgtaaaaacaaatgcaccACACCTCTGTGCAGTACAGCACATTTACAGACTAATGTAGAAGTCTTTTCTAAATCAGTTAAAATAGAAACAACTGACCACAGCTGATTCTCGGTTTAGCTGAGCATCTGCTCAGGTGATTACACTTTTCAATTTAGCGTCATCTATACAGAGGTGTTAAAAGTACCCAAGAGTCATATTTAGGTAAAAGTAAAGCTATTGTCTTAAATTATTCCTATTGTGAAAATGGAAGGCACCCACACTAttagtacttgagtaaaggaCTCAAAGCATCcaatattaaatgtacttgtGTATCAAAATCACAAGCTAAGGTAAATTCTGgaaatatttacatgtatttacattatACTGTTGGTCAGGTGATTATCAAAAgtgattttcagcatttttctgattatggcaatcagtgtttttttctataCAATTGCTCATAAAATGAACTACTTTGAGTTTGGCTCTGATACAGCAATTTGTTATGTAACTTGTAAATTTGTGACCACTTctcaaataaatacactggagtaaaaagtacaatatttgcctccaaaatgtattaTAGTGGCAGtaaaatgaaggaaaaaaaatatttataagtATGTAAAAACTGTATTAGTAGTACACTATATAAGTAGATGTACCTAGTTACATTCTATCTCTCTCACACGTGAGATCAGAGCTGCAACAGAAAAGCTGCTAATTGAAGTAATGGATCTGAGGCTGCAGTGCAAACATTTAAAACGAATGTAACGCTGATCAAAGTTAATGCAGACATAATTAGGAAAGCCGTaagaaaaaagtttgatttcatagtgaataagaaaaagaatctaaataaaaaatcccaaatgcaaTATACtacatgatgaaataaaaagaagccAACACTCTGGTGTGGTCCTGTTAATCTTTGCATGTCCTGTCTGGATTAGAGCCGAGCTGCCTGCGTTCAAACGACAGGGCGCCTCCGAGAGACTCAAGTGCTGAAACTGTGACAAATGATTCCCACAGTGTCTGAAGTCATAAGCCTTTTTATTCAGTGTAAAAGTCAGATCTTACAAAAATCACCAGATAAACTTTCACAGCCATGCGGAAACAGTTTGCAATGCTTGTAAACAAAGAAGCCATTCATTACAACCAATATAATGATCCAAACATTTGGCTTTATTTACAAAGTCTATCAAAGCTTGATCACAGCACAAATTTACCATATGAAAGGAAACTGGTATACACTATCAAAAAGATGTACAAACTTTTAACTGCAATCTAATAATGTACCTCAGGGGTCAGTGTTAATATCAATAGATTTATAACTATTaacatagatttttttttcatttgtatcCAAAATAAATTTTGCACCATAACCCTCAAACTCACAATTATTTTCAGACAATAGTAATCCCAatacatttagtcatttttatcAAATATATATAGCACCACAATATAATGGTTTAATATAAtcaggtgggggggggggaggggtaTCACATACAAAAGACCCGTGTTAGTatccaagaaaaacaaaattaaaatccaTCTCCAGCCTGCTCCTCATCACTGCCCACTCAGGTGCAGGCATTGCGAAACTCAGTCCTGCTATGGAAGCCTATTAACACCGGAGACAGAACACAAAATGCAGGGTGAATTTAAGTAGGGTCTTTTAAAGTCTAAGGAAAATTATGTAAATCTTGATGTATGTCAACTTTTGAACGTTCACAGTTTTGGATGACTATAAAACTTTAAAGATGgtaagcaaaacaacaaaaaaagaaatttagTCAAAAATAAGAGACAC
Above is a genomic segment from Sparus aurata chromosome 20, fSpaAur1.1, whole genome shotgun sequence containing:
- the LOC115571334 gene encoding nucleoside diphosphate kinase A1 → MAEQKERTFIAIKPDGVQRGIIGEIIKRFEAKGFKLVGMKMMHASQDHLEKHYADLKGRPFFPTLIDYMSSGPVVAMVWEGKGVVKTGRVMLGETNPADSKPGTIRGDFCIDVSKNIIHGSDSVESANKEISLWFTDDELVSYTSCAFSWLY